Part of the Fodinicola acaciae genome is shown below.
GGTCGCGACCCACGCGGCCTGACCGCGTACGCGCAGGCCGTGTCGGATCCGCACAACCAGCTCTTCCGGCATTTCCTGTCGGCGACGGAAATCGCGAGGCGATTCGGTCCGACGCCGGCGCAGACCTCGGCGGTGGCCGAGTGGTTGCGGTCGGCCGGGTTCGCCGTGACGGGCACCGACCAGCACACCGTACGCGCACGCGGCACGGTCGCGATCGCGCAGCGCACTTTTGGTGTGGAGCTGCACAATTACGCGGACTCGAGCGGCCTGCACCGCGCGCCGGCCGGTCGGGTGACGGTGCCGAAGGCACTGGCCGGCGCGGTGCTCGGCGTGACCGGCCTGGAGGATCCGGCGAAAAGTCGGGTACGGCCGCGGACCGACCCGTTTGGACCGCCACCGGCGCTCTATCGCGCCGAGCCGTGTTCGGCTTACTGGGGTGAGAAACCAGCCACCGACCGGCCGCAGGTCGACGGCAAAACAGTCGCGTGGACGCCGTGCGGATACGGGCCGCGGGAGCTGCGCGCCGCGTACGGCCTGGACAAGACCGGTCTCACCGGAAAAGGTGTGACCATCGGCATTCTCGACCCGTACGCTTCGCCGACCATCGAATCGGACGTTGCCGCGTACGAGAACAAACACAACTTCCAGGGCCTGCGGCCGGGACAGCTCAAGCAATACACGGTGCCCGGTGGCTCGCCGACCTGTTACGGCAGCGACGCCAATGTCATCTATCCCGAGGAAGCGCTGGACATCGAGGCGGCGCACGCCATGGCGCCGGACGCGGACCTCGCCTACATCGGTGCGAAAGACTGCGAAACTCCGAGCCTCATCGACGCGCTCAACCGGGCCGTCGACGGCCACCTGGCCGACCTGGTCAGCAACTCCTGGGGGATCGGCTCCGAGCCGCCGGCCGACGCGATACGTTCGGCGTTCGAGCAGGTCTTCCAACGCGCCGCGATCGAAGGCATCGGCATCTATTTTTCCTCCGGTGACTGCGGATACGAGGACCCGGCCTCGCCGTGCGGCCAGGGTGACGGCTCGTCGCGCAAACAGACCAACTATCCGCCGGAAAGTCCGTGGGTGACGGCGGTCGGTGGTACGACCATGGGCTCGGACGCCAACGGCAACCGGACTTTTGAGACCGCGTGGAACTCGGTACGTTCGTCGCTGTCGGCTGACGGTACGGCCTGGGCGCCGGCGCCGAAATCCGGTTATCCGTCCGCGTACACCGGCGGCTCCGGAGGTGGCACCAGCATCGTCTTCCGGCAACCGGCCTACCAAAACGGCGTCGTGTCGCGGAAACTCGCGACGACGTTGCCAGATGGCAGCACGTCGGCGTACCCGATGCGGGTCGTGCCGGACGTTTCGGCGGTCGGCGACTCCTCGACCGGCATGCTGGTCGGCTATACGCAGCTGGATGTCGACGGCATCGCGCGTTTCCACCAGACGCGGCTCGGTGGCACGAGCCTGTCGTGCCCGCTGGTGGCCGGCATTCAGGCGCTGGCACAACAGAAACTCGGCTCGCCGATCGGTTTTGCCAACCCTCAGTTGTACGCGCGCGCCGGTGGCAGTGCTTTCCGTGACATCGTTGACATCCCGGCGAGCGTCGCGCGCAACGACTACAGCAACCCGCAGGATCCGAGCAGCTCGCTGCTGAAGCGGCTGTATTCGACCGGCGTCAACGGCGCGCTCGCTGCGACTCCGGGATATGACAACATCACCGGTCTCGGCGTGCCGAGCAGCTCGTACGCCGGCACCTACTAGGAGATGCGTGGAGGGTGGCGGCGCCACCCTCCACGCTTAACCGGGGTGCCAACGGGTATCCGACGGTCGGTAAAGGAGGCCGTCATGCAAAGTCGCGCCAAGATCCTGGGACACGCCGTCCATCCGATGCTCATCGCCTTTCCGCTGGGACTGCTGGTCACCGCTGTCATCTTCGACATCGTCTTCCTGGTCAACGGCCAGCCCGGCTTCGCGACCGCGTCGGCGTACATGATCGCCGCCGGGGTGATCGGTGGCCTGGTCGCCGCGGTGCCGGGGCTGATCGACTGGCTCGCGATCCCGACCGGAACGCGCGCGAAGCGGATCGGTCTGGTCCACGGCATCGGCAACGTCGTGGTCGTCCTGCTCTTCGCCATAAGCTGGTTGCTGCGCCTCGGCGCCCCCGGCTGGACACCGAGCGTGTGGGCCCTGATCTGCAGCTTTGCCGGTGTGGTCGTGGGTGGCGCGAGCGCGTGGCTCGGCGGCGAACTGGTCGAGCGGCTGAGCGTCGGCGTCGACGACGGCGCCAACGTCAACGCGCCGAACTCGCTGACCTGGCGGCGCGGCGGCGCTGCCGCGATGACCCGCCAGCGCAAGCGGCCTATCGGCTGACCGGCGCTTCCCACAGCCCGACGATGCCGTCGACCAGCCCGGTGGCGGCATCGTGCCAGCTCGCGCGCGGTGTCGGGGTGCCTTCGGCAAGCGCGCGCTCGCGCTCGGCGCAGATGTGCACGATGAGCTGGC
Proteins encoded:
- a CDS encoding S53 family peptidase: MSRRQKVLPAAVLVPVLLAAMAGPAVAESRAPVADSRPGWVAAAADRGAVDPATPLPDIRVYLAGRDPRGLTAYAQAVSDPHNQLFRHFLSATEIARRFGPTPAQTSAVAEWLRSAGFAVTGTDQHTVRARGTVAIAQRTFGVELHNYADSSGLHRAPAGRVTVPKALAGAVLGVTGLEDPAKSRVRPRTDPFGPPPALYRAEPCSAYWGEKPATDRPQVDGKTVAWTPCGYGPRELRAAYGLDKTGLTGKGVTIGILDPYASPTIESDVAAYENKHNFQGLRPGQLKQYTVPGGSPTCYGSDANVIYPEEALDIEAAHAMAPDADLAYIGAKDCETPSLIDALNRAVDGHLADLVSNSWGIGSEPPADAIRSAFEQVFQRAAIEGIGIYFSSGDCGYEDPASPCGQGDGSSRKQTNYPPESPWVTAVGGTTMGSDANGNRTFETAWNSVRSSLSADGTAWAPAPKSGYPSAYTGGSGGGTSIVFRQPAYQNGVVSRKLATTLPDGSTSAYPMRVVPDVSAVGDSSTGMLVGYTQLDVDGIARFHQTRLGGTSLSCPLVAGIQALAQQKLGSPIGFANPQLYARAGGSAFRDIVDIPASVARNDYSNPQDPSSSLLKRLYSTGVNGALAATPGYDNITGLGVPSSSYAGTY
- a CDS encoding DUF2231 domain-containing protein — encoded protein: MQSRAKILGHAVHPMLIAFPLGLLVTAVIFDIVFLVNGQPGFATASAYMIAAGVIGGLVAAVPGLIDWLAIPTGTRAKRIGLVHGIGNVVVVLLFAISWLLRLGAPGWTPSVWALICSFAGVVVGGASAWLGGELVERLSVGVDDGANVNAPNSLTWRRGGAAAMTRQRKRPIG